One Chloroflexota bacterium DNA window includes the following coding sequences:
- a CDS encoding ethanolamine ammonia-lyase reactivating factor EutA, which yields MAPRGRERVSPGRMVSSFTHEHGGEGVHRHGPGESHSHAIESFAEHGHFHEEDLVALMAQDTTIDAISTAGINPGWMVLNSVGIDIGSSTSHLTFSRLFLERQGLEMSSRFVTVRRDVLYRSPIQLTSYLDVETIDVDLLSAFVRESYERAGVDPSEIHTGAVICTGEAVRKRNAEAITRLFSHMGGKFVCATAGPRLEAILAAHGSGSVARSRDRLTVMNVDVGGGTTKITVVRDGAILETGAINVGARLLAWDPATGRLNRIEVSGRRIAEAIGIAPEIGGTLSEDEKWRFARSLVDRLLAYLAGDSTSPLIEALLITGPLVFRGRVDEVIFSGGVGEFIYDREAADYGDFGRYLAAEIQRRISDFPGPVAEGAEAIRATVIGASQYTVQVSSSTIFLSDPSMLPMRDFQVVAPRFSGAEADEGSVALAITDAMARYDLLDAATAHPVALYLAWPHETSYANLSMLAGGIVRALAPVNDGKPLVLIFDRDIGALVGALIKEDMEVPNAVVAVDEVEVKELDFVDVGQPLGNRSAVPVVVKSLIFE from the coding sequence TTGGCGCCGCGCGGCCGCGAGCGAGTTAGTCCGGGCCGCATGGTCAGCTCATTCACACACGAGCACGGCGGCGAGGGCGTCCACCGTCATGGGCCAGGTGAGTCCCACTCTCACGCGATCGAGAGCTTCGCCGAGCACGGCCACTTCCACGAGGAAGACCTGGTCGCCCTCATGGCGCAGGACACGACCATCGACGCCATCTCCACCGCGGGGATCAATCCAGGGTGGATGGTCCTCAACAGCGTTGGCATCGACATCGGGTCGTCGACCTCGCACCTTACCTTCTCGCGCCTCTTTCTCGAGCGTCAGGGGCTGGAGATGTCCAGCCGTTTCGTCACCGTCCGCCGGGACGTGCTCTATCGCTCACCGATCCAGCTCACCTCCTATCTGGACGTCGAGACTATCGACGTGGATCTCCTCTCCGCCTTCGTTCGCGAGAGCTACGAACGGGCCGGCGTCGATCCGTCGGAGATCCACACCGGCGCGGTGATCTGCACGGGCGAGGCCGTTCGCAAGCGCAACGCCGAGGCGATCACGCGCCTCTTCTCCCACATGGGCGGAAAGTTCGTGTGCGCAACGGCCGGTCCTCGGCTGGAGGCGATCCTCGCCGCCCACGGCTCCGGATCGGTAGCCCGATCGCGGGATCGGCTCACCGTCATGAACGTCGACGTCGGCGGGGGTACGACGAAGATCACGGTCGTTCGCGATGGCGCGATTCTGGAAACGGGGGCCATCAACGTCGGAGCGCGCCTCCTGGCCTGGGACCCGGCCACGGGACGTCTGAACCGAATCGAGGTGAGCGGGCGCCGCATCGCGGAGGCCATCGGCATCGCTCCCGAGATCGGCGGGACCCTGTCGGAGGACGAGAAGTGGCGCTTCGCGCGGTCCCTGGTCGACCGCCTGCTCGCCTACCTCGCCGGCGATTCGACGAGCCCGCTCATCGAGGCTCTGCTCATCACCGGGCCGCTGGTGTTCCGAGGGCGCGTCGACGAGGTGATTTTTTCCGGGGGCGTCGGCGAGTTCATCTACGATCGCGAGGCGGCCGACTACGGGGATTTTGGTCGCTACCTCGCCGCCGAGATCCAACGGCGGATCTCCGACTTCCCCGGTCCCGTCGCCGAGGGGGCCGAGGCGATCCGCGCGACCGTCATCGGCGCCTCCCAATACACCGTTCAGGTCTCCAGCAGCACCATTTTTCTATCGGATCCGTCGATGCTGCCCATGCGCGATTTCCAGGTCGTTGCGCCGCGATTTTCCGGCGCCGAGGCCGACGAGGGATCCGTCGCCCTGGCCATTACGGATGCGATGGCGCGCTACGATCTCCTGGACGCGGCCACGGCGCATCCGGTGGCGTTGTACCTCGCATGGCCGCACGAGACCTCGTACGCGAACCTCTCGATGCTCGCGGGCGGCATCGTTCGAGCGCTGGCGCCGGTCAACGACGGCAAGCCCCTGGTGCTTATCTTCGACCGCGACATCGGCGCGCTGGTCGGGGCCCTCATCAAGGAGGACATGGAGGTCCCGAACGCAGTCGTCGCGGTCGACGAGGTCGAGGTGAAGGAGCTGGACTTCGTGGACGTGGGCCAGCCCCTGGGCAATCGATCGGCGGTGCCCGTCGTGGTGAAGTCGCTGATCTTCGAGTAG
- a CDS encoding Gfo/Idh/MocA family oxidoreductase → MASVDERARETGGAPKRTLGVGIAGLGVGGSQVIPGLAKMPEVRLAAAADLRTGALQAFQTQYGGHVYTSVEDLCNDPDVDVVWVATPNNRHCQHIVMAAERGKHVVCEKPMALSMAEAERMVETAERNNVKMVCGHTYSLHPTIQAMKRVVRSGELGHLYAVHCWLYTDWLLKPRMPEEIDVTLGGGVVYRHGPHLIDTIRVLGGGMVRSVRAAVGQWLPERPAPGNYSAFLEFEDGASATIAYSGYGYFYTSELTWGFGSRLYSDEQAVAVRKGLRAGSVNVEAEKEAMRFGAQSGEPPRGNSSADGSPLPPDRSWFGITLASCERGDVRQSPEGLYVYGDDGRREVPVARGRSTGNAELRELYDAVVEGKPISHDGHWGMATLEVCLAIMQSGRERREVLLSHQCPARD, encoded by the coding sequence GTGGCGAGTGTCGACGAGCGGGCACGCGAGACGGGCGGAGCACCCAAGCGAACCCTCGGGGTTGGCATCGCGGGCCTCGGCGTCGGCGGGTCGCAGGTCATACCCGGGCTCGCGAAGATGCCCGAGGTTCGCCTCGCCGCGGCGGCCGACCTCCGGACCGGCGCGCTGCAGGCTTTCCAGACGCAATATGGCGGCCACGTCTACACCAGCGTCGAAGATCTGTGCAACGATCCGGACGTGGACGTGGTCTGGGTGGCCACGCCCAATAATCGGCACTGCCAGCACATCGTCATGGCGGCCGAGCGCGGGAAGCACGTCGTCTGCGAGAAGCCGATGGCCCTCTCGATGGCCGAGGCCGAGCGGATGGTGGAGACGGCCGAGCGAAACAACGTGAAGATGGTGTGCGGCCACACCTATAGCCTGCACCCGACGATCCAGGCCATGAAGCGGGTCGTGCGCTCGGGCGAGCTGGGCCACCTCTACGCCGTGCACTGCTGGCTCTACACCGATTGGCTCCTGAAGCCACGCATGCCGGAGGAGATCGATGTTACCCTCGGCGGCGGCGTTGTCTATCGCCACGGTCCGCACCTCATCGACACGATTCGCGTGCTCGGCGGCGGGATGGTCCGCAGCGTGCGGGCAGCCGTGGGCCAGTGGCTGCCGGAACGGCCGGCGCCCGGTAACTACTCGGCCTTCCTCGAGTTCGAGGACGGGGCGTCGGCGACGATCGCCTACAGCGGCTACGGGTACTTCTACACGTCAGAGCTGACCTGGGGGTTCGGGAGCCGCCTCTACTCGGACGAGCAGGCCGTCGCGGTGCGCAAGGGCCTGCGCGCGGGCTCGGTCAACGTCGAGGCCGAGAAAGAGGCGATGCGGTTCGGCGCACAGTCGGGCGAGCCGCCGCGGGGCAACAGCTCGGCCGACGGGAGCCCGCTTCCGCCGGACCGGAGCTGGTTCGGCATCACGCTGGCCTCGTGCGAGCGCGGCGACGTGCGCCAGTCGCCGGAGGGACTCTACGTGTACGGCGACGACGGCCGCCGGGAGGTACCGGTCGCGCGGGGTCGGTCGACCGGCAACGCGGAGCTGCGCGAGCTGTACGACGCCGTTGTCGAGGGCAAGCCCATCAGCCACGATGGGCACTGGGGCATGGCGACGCTCGAGGTGTGCCTCGCCATCATGCAGTCGGGGCGGGAGCGGCGCGAGGTGCTGCTCTCACACCAGTGCCCGGCGCGGGACTGA
- a CDS encoding Rieske 2Fe-2S domain-containing protein, protein MITKEENDRLTQIGPGTLMGNLMRRYWHPVIATAALDEDPVQPIRLLGEDLVLYRDEAGKLGLVSHRCAHRGISLAYGIPQTNGLRCAYHGWVYNEQGQVVDMPFEPACLPLKITAYPVQELGGLIFAYLGPAPAPLLPRHELFVREDFDKSIEMTPLPCNWLNAMDNSLDPVHYEHLHGHYGNYVAKKQGRKPPMNPVRHLKIDFDVFRYGIYKRRLMEGEPEDIDDWTTGHPILFPNTLLVGDARVARYQIRVPIDDTHTMHYNYNVFSRAPDAPRKWEGIPVKRTTIYEENGDIVADTVFKQDALGWVGQGPVSDRTVEHLVTSDRGIILYHNMLIEQAEKVARGEDPMGIVRDEDENEPMIRIRWEERAKEAYWPGGRPVQYFTPAAEARPVG, encoded by the coding sequence GTGATCACGAAAGAAGAGAACGACCGCCTCACGCAGATCGGTCCCGGCACCCTCATGGGCAACCTGATGCGGCGATACTGGCACCCGGTCATCGCGACGGCCGCGCTGGACGAAGACCCGGTGCAGCCGATCCGGCTCCTCGGCGAGGACCTCGTGCTCTATCGCGACGAGGCGGGCAAGCTCGGGCTCGTGTCGCACCGATGCGCGCATCGCGGCATCTCCCTCGCCTACGGCATCCCGCAGACCAACGGCCTTCGTTGCGCCTACCACGGATGGGTCTACAACGAGCAGGGCCAGGTGGTGGACATGCCCTTCGAGCCGGCCTGCCTGCCCCTGAAGATCACGGCGTACCCGGTGCAGGAGCTGGGCGGTCTCATCTTCGCGTATCTCGGGCCCGCGCCGGCGCCACTGCTCCCCAGGCACGAGCTGTTCGTGCGGGAGGATTTCGACAAGTCCATCGAGATGACGCCGTTGCCCTGCAACTGGCTGAACGCCATGGACAACTCGCTCGACCCGGTCCACTACGAGCATCTGCATGGGCATTACGGCAACTACGTCGCCAAGAAACAGGGGCGAAAGCCACCGATGAATCCGGTACGGCACCTCAAGATCGACTTCGACGTGTTCCGGTACGGAATCTATAAGCGGCGGCTGATGGAAGGCGAGCCCGAGGACATCGACGACTGGACGACCGGGCACCCGATCCTCTTCCCGAACACGCTGCTGGTCGGCGACGCGCGCGTGGCGCGCTATCAGATCCGCGTGCCGATCGACGATACGCACACCATGCACTACAACTACAACGTGTTCTCCCGCGCGCCCGACGCCCCGCGGAAGTGGGAGGGCATTCCCGTCAAGCGTACGACGATCTACGAAGAAAACGGCGACATCGTGGCCGACACCGTGTTCAAGCAGGACGCGCTCGGCTGGGTGGGCCAGGGACCCGTCTCCGACCGGACCGTGGAGCACCTGGTGACGTCCGACCGCGGGATCATCCTGTACCACAACATGCTCATCGAGCAGGCGGAGAAGGTGGCGCGGGGTGAGGACCCGATGGGGATCGTGCGCGACGAGGACGAGAACGAGCCGATGATCCGGATCCGGTGGGAGGAGCGCGCGAAGGAGGCCTACTGGCCGGGCGGTCGACCGGTCCAATACTTCACGCCGGCCGCGGAGGCCCGCCCCGTCGGGTGA
- a CDS encoding alpha/beta hydrolase, protein MITTEPGTFSDVDGLKTYWIHKGVGHPLIMVHGGSPGACARVNWGNNVDFFAEAGFSVYAYDQPGYGRTDAPGDYTLEYRVAHAKAFIDGLRLDSFDLMGNSQGSYIVARIALEDPRVRRLVLVSSGTLAPRGSPAAEELARQHADFTGSYEPSLENCWALTRGTLYNQDRVTEELVTERYQMSIGKNYETQQLRRGVKPPRPVYEDLKNLRIPVLLLWGANDSGVALERSQLLFQQIPNAELHVFDRCGHWVQWDQAERFNTIVRDFLTA, encoded by the coding sequence GTGATTACGACGGAGCCGGGCACCTTTAGCGACGTCGACGGACTCAAGACGTACTGGATTCACAAAGGCGTCGGGCATCCGCTGATCATGGTCCACGGCGGATCGCCCGGGGCGTGCGCGCGCGTGAACTGGGGGAACAACGTCGACTTCTTCGCGGAGGCGGGCTTCTCCGTCTACGCGTATGACCAGCCCGGATACGGGCGAACGGATGCGCCGGGGGACTACACGCTGGAATACCGGGTCGCGCACGCGAAGGCCTTCATCGACGGCCTGCGGCTCGACAGCTTCGACCTGATGGGGAACTCACAGGGGTCCTACATCGTCGCACGAATCGCGCTGGAGGACCCGAGGGTCCGGCGGCTGGTGCTCGTGTCGAGCGGGACGCTGGCGCCCCGGGGCTCGCCGGCCGCCGAGGAGCTGGCGAGGCAGCACGCCGACTTCACCGGCTCGTACGAGCCGTCGCTCGAGAACTGCTGGGCCCTCACTCGGGGAACGCTCTACAACCAGGACCGCGTGACCGAGGAGCTGGTGACGGAGCGCTACCAGATGAGCATCGGCAAGAACTACGAGACGCAGCAGCTCCGCAGGGGCGTGAAGCCGCCGCGGCCCGTGTACGAGGATCTGAAAAACCTGCGCATCCCGGTGCTCCTGCTGTGGGGCGCGAACGACAGCGGCGTCGCGTTGGAGCGGTCGCAGCTCCTCTTCCAGCAGATCCCGAACGCGGAGCTGCACGTGTTCGATCGCTGCGGGCACTGGGTCCAGTGGGACCAGGCCGAGCGCTTCAACACCATCGTGCGCGATTTTCTGACGGCGTGA
- a CDS encoding extradiol ring-cleavage dioxygenase, giving the protein MAEIVVGIATPHAPQLRLPLEGWYALREKDETDRRINYADLLKRAKPDMDSELADARLRERYDACQTSLKQLSQVLAEAVPDVLVVVGDDQHEQFHDELMPMFCVYRGESVAVTRRGHNARSGSGMWNAARLDEIQEAIAERLNVWGDHPCEPALAEHLIDRLRDDGFDIACSNQLKKEVGLGHAFTFLYEFMLPNGDVPMVPFMINTFFPPNQPTPARCYALGQRLREAIESWESDKRVAVVASGGLSHTILDEEIDHATLDGVMEKDADALRNLPRERLNLGTSEIRNWITVAGAMEPMDVHLIGDYIPAYRSPAGTGCGMAFAYWR; this is encoded by the coding sequence ATGGCCGAAATCGTTGTTGGCATCGCGACCCCACACGCGCCGCAGCTGCGCCTGCCCCTCGAGGGGTGGTATGCCCTGCGCGAGAAAGACGAGACGGATCGCCGTATCAACTACGCGGACTTGTTGAAACGCGCGAAGCCGGACATGGACTCCGAGCTAGCCGATGCCCGACTGCGCGAGCGGTACGATGCGTGCCAGACGTCCCTGAAGCAGCTCTCGCAGGTCCTGGCCGAGGCGGTTCCAGACGTTCTCGTCGTCGTCGGCGACGATCAGCACGAGCAGTTCCACGACGAGCTGATGCCGATGTTCTGCGTCTACCGGGGGGAATCCGTCGCGGTGACCCGGCGCGGGCATAACGCGCGGTCCGGTTCGGGCATGTGGAATGCCGCGCGGCTGGATGAGATCCAGGAGGCCATCGCGGAGCGGCTCAACGTGTGGGGAGACCACCCCTGCGAGCCGGCGCTGGCCGAGCACCTGATCGATCGCCTGCGCGACGACGGGTTCGACATCGCGTGCTCCAACCAACTCAAGAAAGAGGTGGGCCTGGGCCACGCCTTCACCTTCCTGTACGAGTTCATGCTGCCCAACGGGGACGTTCCCATGGTCCCCTTCATGATCAACACCTTCTTTCCGCCAAACCAGCCCACGCCCGCCCGCTGCTACGCGCTGGGCCAGCGGCTGCGGGAGGCGATTGAGTCCTGGGAGAGCGACAAGCGGGTCGCCGTCGTCGCCTCGGGGGGTCTCAGCCACACGATCCTCGACGAGGAGATCGACCACGCCACGCTCGACGGCGTAATGGAAAAGGACGCGGATGCCCTGCGCAATCTCCCGCGCGAGCGACTGAATCTGGGCACGTCCGAGATCCGCAACTGGATCACGGTGGCCGGGGCCATGGAGCCGATGGACGTGCACCTGATCGGCGACTACATCCCTGCCTACCGCTCGCCCGCGGGCACTGGGTGTGGGATGGCGTTCGCCTACTGGCGGTGA
- a CDS encoding Rieske 2Fe-2S domain-containing protein, with protein MLTQEENERLSRVGPGTPVGTLLRRYWHPVAPTADLDQDPVRPVRLLGEDLVLYRDESGKLGLVAERCAHRGISLAYGIPQGNGLRCAYHGWTYDEQGHVVDMPFEPACLPLKITAYPVEELGGLVWTYMGPDPAPLLPRWDMLVRTDFNKEMRITPLTCNWLQCMDNSLDPIHFEHLHGVYGNYTMKRMGKPPMLNPARHVKIDFDLWEYGIYKRRLLEGRPEDDPDWTVGHPILFPYILAQGGPDRGNFQIRVPTDDTHTMHICLNGWAPRNGEELRSEVPVVYDPLVYDDLGRVVATHIVRQDEMAWVGQGGITDRSTEHLATSDRGILLYRKLLLENIEKVERGEDPMGVIRDPARNTPMISIERGTRYAAFKTGIDEANYGGVRDTVAMAR; from the coding sequence ATGCTGACACAGGAAGAGAACGAGCGGCTTTCGCGCGTCGGACCGGGTACGCCAGTCGGCACCCTCTTGCGCCGGTACTGGCACCCCGTCGCACCGACCGCTGACCTCGACCAGGATCCGGTCCGCCCGGTGCGGCTCCTCGGCGAGGACCTCGTGCTCTACCGCGACGAGTCCGGGAAGCTCGGCCTCGTCGCAGAGCGCTGCGCGCACCGGGGCATCTCTCTCGCGTATGGCATCCCCCAGGGCAACGGCCTCCGCTGCGCCTACCACGGCTGGACCTACGACGAGCAGGGGCACGTCGTCGATATGCCGTTCGAGCCGGCGTGCCTCCCCCTGAAGATCACGGCGTACCCGGTTGAGGAGCTGGGCGGGCTCGTGTGGACCTATATGGGGCCGGACCCGGCCCCGCTGCTTCCCCGCTGGGACATGCTGGTTCGGACCGACTTCAACAAAGAGATGCGCATCACCCCGCTCACCTGCAACTGGCTCCAGTGCATGGACAACTCCCTCGACCCCATTCACTTCGAGCACCTCCACGGCGTCTACGGCAACTACACCATGAAGCGCATGGGGAAGCCGCCCATGCTGAACCCCGCGCGCCACGTCAAGATCGACTTCGATCTCTGGGAGTACGGCATCTACAAGCGGCGGCTCCTGGAAGGACGGCCGGAAGACGACCCGGACTGGACCGTTGGGCACCCGATCCTCTTCCCCTACATCCTCGCCCAGGGCGGGCCCGATCGCGGCAACTTCCAGATCCGCGTCCCCACCGACGATACCCACACGATGCACATCTGCCTCAACGGCTGGGCGCCGAGGAACGGCGAGGAGCTGCGCTCCGAGGTCCCCGTCGTCTACGATCCGCTCGTATACGACGACCTCGGCCGCGTCGTCGCCACGCACATCGTCCGCCAGGACGAGATGGCGTGGGTCGGTCAGGGCGGCATCACCGACCGGAGCACCGAGCACCTCGCCACGTCGGATCGGGGCATCCTCCTCTACCGCAAGCTGCTCCTCGAAAACATCGAGAAGGTGGAGCGCGGGGAGGACCCCATGGGCGTCATCCGCGATCCCGCCAGGAACACGCCGATGATCTCCATTGAGCGCGGCACCCGCTACGCCGCGTTCAAGACCGGCATCGACGAGGCGAACTACGGCGGGGTCCGCGACACCGTCGCGATGGCGCGCTGA
- a CDS encoding Rieske 2Fe-2S domain-containing protein yields the protein MITQEMNDRLTHVGPGTPMGTLLRCYWHPVGTTADLDKDPVRPVRLLGEDLVLYRDEAGKLGLVGERCAHRGISLAYGIPQTNGLRCAYHGWTYDEQGHVVDMPFEPACLPLKITAYPVEELMGIVWAYMGPPEKKPLLPRWDILVRDDFNKWIRITQLDCNWLQCMDNSLDPTHFEHLHGVYGNYVMKKLGRPPMMTPARHVKIEFDVFDYGIYKRRLLEGEPEDNTDWTVGHPILFPYILAQGGPNQMSFQIRVPADDTHTTHVVVMAQRPKDGEAVDPEVKVTHATLDRDELGRIFAPQIVVQDEMAWIGQGPITDRTAEHLATGDKGILLYRQLLLDNIAKAERGEDPMGVIRDPEINEPFIQIRRGSTYAAFRAGVADEDFGGVREPAGAAG from the coding sequence ATGATTACGCAGGAAATGAACGACCGCCTGACCCACGTAGGCCCCGGAACGCCCATGGGCACCCTGCTCCGCTGCTACTGGCACCCGGTTGGCACGACCGCGGATCTCGACAAGGACCCTGTCCGTCCCGTTCGGCTGCTGGGGGAGGATCTCGTCCTGTACCGAGACGAGGCGGGGAAGCTCGGCCTCGTCGGCGAGCGATGCGCGCATCGCGGCATCTCCCTCGCCTACGGCATCCCGCAGACCAACGGCCTGCGCTGCGCCTACCACGGCTGGACGTACGACGAGCAGGGCCACGTCGTGGACATGCCCTTCGAGCCGGCCTGCCTACCGCTCAAGATCACCGCGTACCCAGTCGAGGAGCTCATGGGCATCGTCTGGGCCTACATGGGCCCGCCCGAGAAGAAGCCCCTCCTCCCGCGCTGGGACATCCTGGTCCGCGACGATTTCAACAAATGGATCCGAATCACCCAGCTCGACTGCAACTGGCTCCAGTGCATGGACAACTCCCTTGACCCCACGCACTTCGAGCATCTGCACGGCGTCTACGGAAACTACGTCATGAAGAAGCTGGGCAGGCCGCCGATGATGACGCCGGCGCGCCACGTCAAGATCGAGTTCGACGTCTTCGATTACGGGATCTACAAGCGGCGCTTGCTGGAGGGCGAGCCGGAGGACAACACCGACTGGACCGTCGGCCACCCCATCCTGTTCCCGTACATCCTGGCCCAGGGCGGCCCCAACCAGATGAGCTTCCAGATCCGCGTCCCAGCGGACGACACGCACACGACGCACGTGGTCGTGATGGCCCAGCGGCCTAAGGACGGCGAAGCCGTGGATCCGGAAGTCAAGGTCACCCACGCAACCCTCGATCGCGACGAGCTGGGCCGCATTTTTGCACCCCAGATCGTCGTGCAGGACGAGATGGCGTGGATCGGGCAGGGGCCGATCACGGACCGCACGGCCGAGCACCTGGCGACGGGCGATAAGGGCATCCTCCTGTACCGGCAGCTTCTCCTCGACAACATCGCGAAGGCCGAGCGCGGCGAGGACCCGATGGGCGTCATCCGCGACCCGGAGATCAACGAGCCGTTCATCCAGATTCGGCGGGGAAGCACGTACGCCGCGTTCCGCGCAGGAGTCGCCGACGAGGACTTCGGCGGCGTGCGCGAGCCGGCCGGCGCGGCGGGGTAG
- a CDS encoding 2,3-diphosphoglycerate-dependent phosphoglycerate mutase — protein MAKLALLRHGQSEYNAKGLWTGLTDISLNEDGIAEAHRAADALRDVSFDVAFTSMLKRAQETLDIILADLQNTAIPIHRNAALNERDYGDLTGKNKWQVRDEYGEEQFLKWRRSWNYPVPGGETLEDVYARVVPYYESQILPELRAGRSAIVVAHGNSLRALVKHLESISDEDIPKLEIGTAEVYLYEISADGRIQSKEIRAANPNLV, from the coding sequence ATGGCCAAGCTTGCGCTCCTCCGACACGGCCAGTCGGAGTACAACGCTAAAGGGCTCTGGACCGGTCTCACCGACATCTCGCTGAACGAGGATGGGATCGCGGAAGCCCACCGCGCCGCCGACGCGCTCCGCGACGTCTCGTTCGATGTGGCGTTCACGTCGATGCTGAAGCGCGCCCAGGAGACCCTCGACATCATCCTCGCCGATTTGCAGAACACGGCGATCCCCATTCATCGGAACGCCGCCCTCAACGAGCGAGACTACGGCGACCTCACCGGCAAGAACAAGTGGCAGGTCCGCGACGAATATGGCGAGGAACAGTTCCTCAAGTGGCGCCGAAGCTGGAACTATCCCGTGCCGGGGGGCGAGACCCTCGAGGACGTGTACGCCCGGGTCGTTCCGTATTACGAATCCCAGATCCTGCCGGAGCTGCGGGCGGGTCGGAGCGCCATCGTGGTGGCGCACGGGAACAGCCTGCGCGCGCTGGTGAAGCACCTGGAGTCCATCAGCGACGAAGACATTCCCAAGCTCGAGATCGGCACCGCCGAGGTGTACCTGTATGAGATCTCCGCCGACGGGAGAATCCAGTCAAAGGAGATCAGGGCGGCGAACCCCAATCTCGTTTGA
- a CDS encoding ABC transporter substrate-binding protein, with the protein MRAFPVVFAMLILACAQQPARPSSGPSGGPVRPQATASQPSRTLRVVIRSEPGSVAGTILIPTGITTENQRRIFNASLALLDGDSKPRPYLADSLPALNSDSWRVAADGTMETTFHLKPNLTWQDGTPLTADDFVFARQVYANKNYGLAGTVPHSVMSEVVAPDPQTVQIRWKEPYPNAAEMDLEAFAPLPRHLLQASFEREPENLPNLPFWTSDFVGAGPYRVDNWQPGAFIDAAAFDGHALGKPKIDRLKITWSADFNATLASLVSGDEDMPLDDSIRVDQGLVLEQDWTARNAGTVQYRPNLPRFVQVQHRAEYANPAVVRDARVRKALAHAIDKSVINDTLFSGKGITTDTLIYPTLDYYAVVDAKAVKYPFDLRASEQLMNEAGLSKDASGAYTLPGGGRINLEVRNIQSAQNDAERSIIADGWRKAGFEVEENVFTPVQTQDGQVLGTFRSLSITSAAAVHEGEDVGALTTNSVSRPETHWFGQNRGGWSNPDFDRAATAFATTLDPDARHQALADAIHALTDDLGVIPLHFNPGVIAWAAGMQGVSVKAPDAVVSWNIHEWTFR; encoded by the coding sequence ATGCGTGCGTTCCCCGTCGTTTTCGCAATGCTCATCCTCGCATGCGCGCAGCAGCCGGCGCGCCCCTCCTCCGGACCATCTGGCGGGCCCGTTCGGCCGCAGGCCACCGCGAGCCAGCCGAGCCGAACGCTGCGCGTCGTGATCCGGTCGGAGCCCGGGTCCGTCGCCGGCACGATCCTGATCCCCACCGGCATCACGACGGAGAACCAGCGGCGCATCTTCAACGCCAGCCTGGCGCTCCTCGATGGGGACAGTAAGCCACGACCGTATCTCGCCGACAGCCTGCCCGCGCTGAACTCCGATAGCTGGCGCGTCGCCGCCGACGGAACGATGGAGACGACGTTCCACCTCAAGCCCAACCTCACCTGGCAGGACGGTACGCCTCTTACCGCCGACGACTTCGTGTTCGCGCGGCAGGTGTACGCCAACAAGAACTACGGTCTCGCGGGCACCGTGCCCCACTCCGTCATGTCCGAAGTGGTAGCGCCCGATCCCCAGACGGTCCAGATTCGCTGGAAGGAGCCATATCCAAACGCGGCGGAGATGGACCTCGAGGCCTTCGCCCCGCTGCCCAGGCACCTCCTCCAGGCCTCGTTCGAGCGCGAGCCGGAGAACCTTCCGAATCTTCCCTTCTGGACGAGCGATTTCGTCGGCGCGGGTCCGTATCGCGTCGACAACTGGCAGCCCGGCGCCTTCATCGACGCGGCCGCCTTCGATGGCCACGCTCTCGGCAAGCCGAAGATCGATCGGCTGAAGATCACCTGGAGCGCCGACTTCAACGCCACGCTCGCCAGCCTGGTGTCGGGCGACGAGGACATGCCGCTGGACGACTCCATCCGCGTCGACCAGGGCCTCGTCCTCGAGCAGGACTGGACCGCGCGAAACGCGGGCACCGTCCAGTACCGGCCGAACCTCCCCCGCTTCGTCCAGGTCCAGCATCGCGCGGAATACGCGAACCCTGCCGTCGTTCGCGACGCGCGGGTCCGGAAGGCGCTCGCCCACGCCATCGACAAGTCCGTCATCAACGATACGCTCTTCTCCGGTAAGGGGATCACGACGGACACGCTCATCTACCCCACCCTCGACTACTACGCGGTCGTCGACGCCAAAGCCGTCAAGTATCCCTTTGACCTTCGTGCGAGCGAGCAGCTCATGAACGAGGCGGGCCTATCGAAGGACGCCAGCGGCGCGTACACCCTTCCCGGTGGCGGACGCATCAACCTGGAAGTCCGCAATATTCAGTCCGCGCAAAACGACGCGGAGCGGTCGATCATCGCGGATGGCTGGCGGAAGGCGGGCTTCGAGGTCGAGGAGAACGTCTTCACGCCCGTTCAAACGCAGGACGGCCAGGTGCTCGGCACGTTCCGGTCGCTGTCCATCACCAGCGCCGCCGCCGTGCACGAGGGTGAAGACGTGGGAGCGCTGACCACGAACTCCGTGTCGCGGCCCGAGACGCACTGGTTCGGGCAGAACCGGGGGGGCTGGTCCAATCCCGACTTCGACCGGGCTGCCACCGCCTTCGCCACGACCCTGGACCCCGACGCGCGCCACCAGGCGCTTGCCGATGCGATCCACGCGCTCACGGACGACCTCGGCGTGATCCCGCTGCATTTCAACCCCGGCGTCATCGCCTGGGCAGCCGGGATGCAGGGAGTTTCGGTGAAGGCGCCGGACGCCGTGGTGAGCTGGAACATTCACGAGTGGACGTTCCGCTAG